From a single Wolbachia endosymbiont of Oedothorax gibbosus genomic region:
- a CDS encoding lipoprotein-releasing ABC transporter permease subunit: MSIAFEITMAACYLRAKNARFCSIMTLFSIIGIALGVATLIVVMSVMNGFRAKLLDSILGIDGHINVYFDRNINSDYCAVSKSIERIPGILKATPMTNDQVIIVANGKIAGSVVRGVSTKDLLDSTAVTNNVIIGDVKKFDEGIIIGARLAEVLNIDYGDEITFISSEEFDALLGEMPRMKKYKVIAIFDMGMFEYDNTLIYMPLKSAQAFFNYKNSIKNIEVLVDDVTRADKLADAIEKEIGMEAESWQSQQSHYFSALKTERNVMFLILTLIIVVAAFNIISNLMMIVQEKKSAIAIMRTFGATSGSIMRIFCACGLLIGFAGTCLGCIIGIVFSLNIESIRVFLESITNIKLFDPMIYFFSSLPVILVPQDVVNISALALLLSFLATIAPALQAAAQDPAEILRYE; this comes from the coding sequence ATGTCCATTGCCTTTGAAATTACTATGGCTGCTTGCTATTTGCGGGCGAAAAATGCCAGATTTTGCTCTATAATGACTTTGTTCTCTATTATCGGTATTGCCCTTGGAGTTGCAACACTAATAGTGGTGATGTCTGTGATGAACGGATTCAGAGCAAAGTTGCTTGACTCAATACTTGGCATTGATGGCCATATTAATGTTTATTTTGATAGGAACATAAATTCAGATTATTGTGCAGTTTCAAAATCTATTGAGAGAATTCCTGGTATATTAAAAGCTACTCCTATGACCAATGATCAAGTTATTATTGTAGCAAATGGTAAAATTGCAGGTAGCGTAGTGCGAGGTGTGTCAACTAAAGATTTGCTTGATAGTACTGCCGTTACAAATAATGTAATTATAGGTGATGTAAAAAAATTTGATGAAGGGATAATAATAGGAGCACGCTTAGCAGAAGTTTTGAACATTGACTATGGCGACGAAATTACGTTTATATCATCTGAAGAATTTGATGCATTACTTGGTGAAATGCCGCGAATGAAAAAATATAAAGTTATAGCAATATTTGATATGGGTATGTTTGAGTATGATAATACCTTGATATATATGCCTCTAAAATCAGCACAAGCCTTTTTTAATTATAAAAATAGCATAAAAAATATAGAAGTACTTGTAGACGACGTTACTAGAGCTGATAAGCTGGCAGATGCTATAGAAAAAGAAATAGGAATGGAAGCTGAAAGTTGGCAATCACAGCAAAGCCATTATTTTAGTGCTTTAAAAACTGAAAGAAATGTGATGTTTTTAATTCTCACTTTGATTATAGTTGTAGCAGCGTTTAATATTATCTCAAATTTAATGATGATAGTGCAAGAAAAGAAATCCGCGATTGCAATTATGCGTACATTTGGTGCAACAAGTGGAAGCATTATGCGTATATTTTGCGCTTGTGGTCTATTAATCGGTTTTGCGGGAACTTGTCTTGGCTGTATTATAGGTATCGTTTTTTCTCTCAATATCGAAAGTATTAGAGTATTTTTAGAAAGCATTACTAACATCAAGCTATTTGACCCTATGATATACTTTTTTTCAAGTTTGCCAGTGATATTAGTACCCCAAGACGTAGTAAATATTTCTGCACTTGCGTTACTCTTATCATTTTTAGCGACAATTGCTCCTGCGTTGCAGGCAGCTGCACAAGATCCTGCGGAGATACTACGTTATGAATGA
- a CDS encoding heme biosynthesis protein HemY → MIYFIIFAFSFLFGIWVKVSGEVIKLELGNYTISIDLYFIIFTCVVLLFLLITLVRFFSSISSTFANIRNRRRDREELLLFEAFFSIDLDNTENAEKLVKSLNDKSDRLSLIKLFNSGKTGNYSFFSNGLKNIANKNRNLALLLANKLIVHLKQEKVVFQKFIEYCSSSINDKMLSIPFQIEHCILKEDWINAILKLKEAVKFNIFLPFDHKEMFAVFYCALAKQYESKGDFKGAIKSLFRAQSYYATFRPINYLKAELYIKLGKIRKASAVLEAEYAVNPTPQSARMYINLNSKGAERLYNLRPDYYFSYCLLALSSMSSGKYDLASQYLDTAMKKANYMSIYFIVIQLKVTLQEHDKVIYWLNKMGSEALPDPGWKCKNCNKELKQWDHKCSNCNSFNCVYYIL, encoded by the coding sequence ATGATTTATTTTATAATTTTCGCTTTTTCGTTTTTATTTGGTATATGGGTCAAGGTAAGTGGTGAAGTAATAAAATTGGAATTAGGCAATTACACTATAAGTATTGATCTATATTTCATTATTTTTACTTGTGTAGTTTTATTATTTTTATTAATTACACTTGTACGCTTTTTTTCCTCCATTTCATCAACATTTGCCAACATAAGAAATAGAAGAAGGGATAGGGAAGAATTGCTTCTCTTTGAAGCTTTCTTTAGCATAGACTTAGACAATACAGAGAATGCTGAAAAGCTAGTTAAAAGTCTAAATGATAAGAGCGATAGGTTATCTTTAATAAAGCTCTTTAACTCAGGTAAGACGGGAAATTACAGCTTTTTCAGTAACGGTTTAAAAAATATTGCAAATAAAAATCGTAACTTAGCTCTACTTCTAGCCAATAAGCTGATTGTCCACCTCAAACAAGAAAAAGTAGTCTTTCAAAAATTTATAGAATATTGCTCTAGTTCAATTAATGATAAAATGCTATCTATTCCCTTTCAAATAGAGCATTGCATATTGAAAGAAGATTGGATTAATGCAATTTTGAAGTTGAAGGAAGCAGTTAAGTTCAATATTTTTCTTCCCTTTGACCATAAAGAAATGTTTGCAGTTTTTTATTGTGCTTTGGCAAAACAATATGAAAGTAAAGGGGATTTTAAAGGAGCTATAAAGTCTTTATTCAGAGCACAAAGTTATTATGCAACCTTTCGGCCCATCAATTATTTAAAAGCAGAATTATATATTAAACTTGGAAAAATCAGAAAAGCTTCTGCAGTGCTAGAGGCAGAATATGCAGTAAATCCTACTCCTCAGTCAGCTAGAATGTACATCAATTTAAATAGTAAAGGTGCTGAAAGACTATACAACTTACGCCCTGATTATTATTTTAGTTACTGTTTACTTGCTCTGTCCTCAATGAGTTCAGGTAAATATGATCTTGCAAGTCAATATTTAGACACTGCTATGAAAAAAGCTAATTACATGTCAATCTACTTTATTGTAATACAACTCAAGGTTACATTGCAAGAACATGACAAGGTAATTTATTGGCTAAACAAGATGGGCTCAGAAGCTTTGCCTGATCCAGGCTGGAAATGTAAAAATTGTAACAAAGAACTAAAGCAATGGGATCATAAATGTTCAAATTGCAATAGTTTTAATTGTGTTTATTATATATTATAA
- the atpG gene encoding ATP synthase F1 subunit gamma translates to MKSLKELSLRIKNIRSVQKTTKIMQMVSAAKLLQSQKKLSNSKLYISKLHSIISSLMLSVDQKLLAKILNISNDDSYLVFIVASDRGLCGNFNSSIVKFSQNKLIANGKKVDVVFLGKKAFDIGKNRFDSKNILKIENSKGITLKHVEALVGSIDLSKYDKVKVFYSKFYNTFTQKPMLETIKPWSKDSSLIDSSLAGPTTDYGYEYEPQNIEFILKCLVQDYVVIALYSALLESATSENSARMVAMESANRNTKEMLNKLALLYNRSRQAAITTDLIEVIGGAESL, encoded by the coding sequence ATGAAGAGCTTAAAGGAATTATCCTTAAGAATTAAGAATATTAGGTCTGTGCAGAAAACCACGAAAATAATGCAAATGGTTTCTGCAGCAAAGTTATTACAAAGCCAAAAGAAATTATCAAATTCAAAATTATATATATCTAAGCTGCATAGCATTATTTCTTCATTAATGCTATCAGTTGATCAAAAATTATTGGCAAAAATTCTAAATATCAGTAATGACGATTCTTACCTAGTATTCATTGTTGCGTCTGATCGTGGCTTGTGCGGCAACTTTAACTCTTCTATTGTCAAATTTAGTCAAAATAAGTTAATCGCAAATGGCAAAAAAGTAGATGTTGTATTTCTTGGTAAAAAAGCTTTTGATATAGGTAAAAATAGATTTGACTCTAAAAATATCTTAAAAATTGAAAATAGTAAGGGAATCACGTTAAAGCACGTAGAAGCTTTGGTTGGTAGTATAGATTTAAGTAAATACGATAAAGTTAAAGTTTTTTATAGTAAATTCTATAATACCTTCACGCAAAAACCAATGTTGGAAACAATAAAACCATGGAGTAAAGACTCATCCTTGATTGATAGCTCTCTGGCTGGTCCAACAACAGATTACGGCTATGAGTATGAACCACAAAATATTGAATTTATTTTAAAATGTTTGGTTCAAGATTACGTTGTAATTGCTCTTTACTCTGCTTTGCTTGAAAGTGCAACAAGTGAGAATAGTGCTAGGATGGTTGCTATGGAATCAGCAAACAGAAACACTAAAGAGATGCTGAACAAACTAGCATTGCTTTATAATCGTTCTCGTCAAGCAGCAATTACAACTGATTTAATTGAAGTTATAGGTGGTGCAGAGTCTTTATAA
- a CDS encoding TldD/PmbA family protein, with the protein MNILNIAADITKLIKKQNQDAEVTIYETNKTSVSQRLSKIEQISQSKNCTVGIRAIAGKNKAAYISTNDLNNLSDTVSQVVEMAKNAPEDPCINFAINGSNYISSADLSISDNNVVTVDNLKEIAEAAENSALAHKSITNSEGASSSYALVNTVLSTVSGFIGSFSKSTFANWVSVVAGKESEMRVGYDYDIACNFSDLKSPELIGKEAAKRAIDQLNSRTIKTGKFPVIFEKRAAKELVKSFSSAINGSSIVSNSSFLRSSLNAQIFNDRINIIDDPLLPRGIASRPFDGEGITSKKNIFVKNGILQNWILDLYSAKKLDLETTGNATRASNAAIIPAASNFYIENGNVSLEELIQEVKEGVYVTGLFGFGVNLINGDYSQGASGFFIENGKITYPIHEITIASNLKDMFSNLVVADDLTFCGQFNSPTIKVSEMTVAGSLNN; encoded by the coding sequence ATGAATATATTAAATATTGCAGCAGATATCACTAAATTAATAAAAAAGCAGAATCAAGACGCGGAAGTTACAATATATGAAACTAATAAGACTTCAGTTTCTCAGCGTCTATCAAAAATTGAGCAAATATCACAATCTAAAAATTGCACTGTAGGAATCAGAGCTATAGCAGGTAAAAACAAAGCTGCGTATATTTCTACAAACGATTTGAATAATCTTAGTGATACGGTAAGCCAAGTGGTAGAAATGGCAAAGAATGCGCCAGAAGATCCTTGTATCAATTTTGCTATAAATGGTAGTAATTATATCTCTTCTGCAGATTTAAGTATCTCAGATAATAATGTTGTAACCGTTGATAATCTAAAAGAAATTGCTGAAGCTGCAGAAAATTCAGCCCTTGCACATAAGAGTATCACTAATTCTGAAGGAGCCTCTTCTTCATACGCTTTAGTGAATACAGTATTATCAACTGTTTCTGGTTTTATTGGCTCGTTTAGTAAATCAACCTTTGCTAATTGGGTCTCTGTTGTTGCTGGAAAAGAAAGTGAAATGAGGGTTGGCTACGATTATGATATAGCATGTAATTTTAGCGATTTAAAATCGCCAGAATTAATAGGAAAAGAGGCAGCGAAAAGAGCAATTGATCAATTGAATTCACGTACAATTAAAACTGGTAAATTTCCAGTTATTTTTGAAAAAAGAGCAGCAAAGGAGCTAGTAAAAAGTTTCTCTTCTGCTATAAATGGGAGCAGTATTGTAAGCAACAGTTCTTTCTTGAGGAGTAGTTTAAACGCTCAGATTTTCAATGATAGAATTAACATTATCGATGATCCATTGTTGCCAAGAGGCATAGCATCGAGACCATTTGATGGAGAAGGGATAACTAGCAAAAAAAATATATTTGTAAAAAACGGAATATTACAAAATTGGATTTTAGACTTATACTCGGCTAAAAAATTAGACTTAGAAACAACCGGAAATGCAACTCGTGCAAGTAATGCTGCAATTATTCCTGCAGCTAGTAACTTCTACATTGAGAATGGTAATGTATCGCTTGAAGAATTAATTCAGGAAGTAAAAGAGGGAGTATATGTAACTGGTTTATTTGGTTTTGGTGTCAATTTAATCAATGGCGATTACAGCCAAGGTGCTTCCGGATTTTTTATAGAAAATGGAAAAATAACGTATCCAATACATGAGATTACCATTGCTAGCAATTTGAAGGATATGTTTAGCAATTTAGTCGTTGCAGATGATCTAACTTTTTGTGGGCAATTTAATTCACCAACGATTAAAGTTAGCGAAATGACGGTTGCAGGTTCGCTTAACAATTAA
- a CDS encoding cold-shock protein, with amino-acid sequence MEFGNVKWFNAEKGYGFIKPEGVGGDVFVHISELERSGIRADSLRGENKERGIKGERVSYDLKEERGKKSAINLRLVAVAG; translated from the coding sequence ATGGAATTTGGTAATGTAAAATGGTTTAATGCCGAAAAAGGCTATGGTTTCATCAAGCCAGAAGGTGTAGGGGGTGACGTTTTTGTACATATTAGCGAATTGGAACGTTCAGGAATAAGAGCTGATTCACTCAGGGGAGAAAATAAGGAGAGGGGAATAAAAGGAGAAAGGGTAAGCTATGATCTGAAAGAGGAGCGTGGTAAAAAATCTGCAATAAATTTAAGACTAGTCGCAGTTGCAGGTTAA
- a CDS encoding DEAD/DEAH box helicase encodes MNNFHEMGLPVSLKQALDKNNLSLPTPIQAQAIPLALQGKDILGSAQTGTGKTLAFAIPLVAKLLDKSSTGLALVVVPTRELAGQVKREIEEKLLPKSSILKLALLIGGAPIFEQIKQLSVKPKIIVGTPGRIIDHIKRKTLSLHNISTLVLDETDRMFDMGFGVQIEEIMKHLPKIRQTLMFSATLPGDIVKLAEKYLNQPERVSVDCQATTSAKIKQEVVCVSELGKYEKLLGQLGQREGSIIIFVKTKYGADQLANKLRKDDYSALAIHGDLRQHKRERVINSFRRGRNKIMVATDVASRGLDIPHIQHVINYDAPQSQADYIHRIGRTARAGAEGHALSFVTPQDKRRLPALADKEGEPNFDCSVQFKKRNSKKVFRRPSTLKTKYGRKKINAFKKNSKVLEKAY; translated from the coding sequence GTGAACAATTTTCATGAGATGGGTCTCCCAGTCTCGCTTAAGCAAGCGCTAGATAAAAATAATCTTTCTCTTCCAACTCCTATTCAAGCGCAGGCAATTCCTTTAGCCTTACAGGGTAAGGACATTCTTGGATCTGCACAGACGGGAACAGGGAAAACTCTAGCGTTTGCTATTCCACTGGTTGCAAAATTGCTGGATAAATCCAGTACTGGGTTAGCTTTAGTTGTCGTGCCTACAAGAGAGCTTGCAGGTCAAGTAAAAAGGGAAATAGAAGAAAAGCTTTTACCTAAAAGTTCAATTCTTAAGCTTGCTTTATTGATTGGTGGGGCACCTATCTTCGAACAAATAAAACAGCTGAGTGTAAAACCTAAAATTATAGTAGGTACACCTGGCCGTATTATTGATCATATTAAACGCAAAACTCTATCTCTTCATAATATTAGTACTCTTGTACTTGATGAAACGGATCGTATGTTTGATATGGGCTTTGGAGTTCAGATTGAAGAAATTATGAAGCATTTGCCTAAAATAAGGCAAACTCTTATGTTTTCTGCAACTCTTCCTGGAGATATAGTAAAACTTGCTGAAAAATATCTTAATCAACCAGAGCGTGTTTCTGTTGATTGTCAGGCTACAACTTCTGCAAAAATAAAGCAAGAAGTTGTTTGCGTATCAGAGCTCGGAAAATATGAGAAGCTTTTGGGGCAGTTAGGCCAGCGTGAGGGATCAATCATTATTTTTGTAAAAACAAAGTATGGAGCAGATCAACTAGCTAACAAATTACGCAAAGATGATTATAGTGCTTTGGCAATTCATGGTGATTTAAGGCAGCACAAACGTGAAAGGGTCATTAATTCTTTTCGTCGTGGGCGCAATAAAATCATGGTTGCAACAGATGTCGCTTCTCGCGGCCTTGATATTCCCCACATTCAGCATGTTATCAATTATGATGCACCACAATCGCAAGCTGACTATATTCATCGTATAGGTAGAACTGCACGCGCTGGAGCTGAAGGACATGCGCTATCTTTTGTTACACCTCAAGATAAGAGAAGGCTGCCTGCACTGGCAGACAAAGAAGGAGAGCCAAATTTTGATTGTAGTGTGCAATTTAAAAAACGTAACAGCAAAAAGGTCTTTAGAAGGCCAAGTACGTTAAAGACTAAATATGGTAGAAAAAAGATTAATGCATTTAAGAAGAACAGCAAAGTACTAGAAAAAGCGTATTAA
- a CDS encoding IS982 family transposase, producing the protein MKKDITELYCCVEDFCRAVDDNFANRFLSNGKKPTRVPEIAHSEILTIILLYHKSPCKNFKAFYLCYLQLFYRSEFSKLPSYHRFIALKPRVLWYLALLLQWFCEQAKMTGISYIDSTSIAVCHRKRISRNKVFKGLAELGKNTYGWFFGFKLHVVINEIGEIQGVTLTRGNVDDRKPVPTLTKKLTGLLFGDKGYIKKELFEKLFDRGLKLVTKVKKGMKNALISLKEKILLGKRSIVETVFGCLKNKFELEHTRHRSTVNFLVHIFSTLISYSMQSKKPCISQLYFVG; encoded by the coding sequence ATGAAGAAAGATATTACAGAACTGTACTGTTGCGTCGAGGATTTTTGTCGTGCGGTAGATGATAATTTTGCAAATAGGTTCTTATCAAACGGCAAAAAACCAACCAGAGTACCAGAAATAGCGCACTCAGAAATTCTAACCATAATCCTATTATACCATAAATCACCATGTAAAAACTTCAAGGCTTTTTATCTTTGTTATCTTCAGTTATTCTATAGATCAGAGTTTTCAAAGCTGCCTTCATATCACAGATTTATTGCCTTAAAGCCGCGAGTTTTGTGGTATTTAGCATTACTTTTGCAATGGTTTTGTGAACAAGCAAAAATGACCGGGATTTCCTACATAGATTCTACTTCAATAGCAGTATGCCATCGAAAAAGAATCTCAAGAAATAAGGTTTTCAAAGGATTAGCAGAGTTAGGAAAGAATACTTACGGCTGGTTTTTTGGTTTTAAATTACATGTAGTAATCAATGAAATAGGTGAAATTCAAGGTGTTACGCTAACCAGAGGTAACGTCGATGACAGAAAACCTGTACCAACTCTAACCAAAAAACTAACTGGACTTTTGTTTGGAGATAAGGGCTATATAAAGAAAGAGCTCTTTGAGAAACTATTCGATAGAGGTCTAAAACTCGTCACTAAAGTGAAAAAAGGTATGAAAAATGCACTGATTTCGCTGAAAGAGAAGATTTTACTAGGGAAAAGATCGATTGTTGAAACGGTTTTTGGCTGCCTAAAAAACAAATTTGAACTTGAGCACACTCGGCATAGATCCACAGTAAATTTCTTGGTACATATTTTTTCTACCCTCATTTCTTATTCAATGCAATCGAAAAAGCCCTGTATTTCTCAGCTTTACTTCGTTGGTTAA
- a CDS encoding IS110 family transposase, with product MNSSNIIAGIDVSKSKLDIHIHPFGHYKTFENSIQAIDKTLDFLRLHNVTKVGLEATGGYEKLCAYTLLSNGFEVYVIQPRWVRDYAKSLGITTKTRLQHVILITQICVLLP from the coding sequence ATGAATTCATCAAACATTATTGCTGGCATTGATGTTAGCAAAAGTAAATTAGATATCCACATTCACCCATTTGGACATTATAAAACGTTTGAAAACAGTATACAAGCCATCGATAAAACACTAGACTTTTTACGTTTGCATAATGTAACCAAAGTTGGTCTTGAGGCAACCGGCGGATACGAAAAATTATGCGCATATACTTTACTAAGCAATGGTTTTGAGGTGTACGTCATTCAACCTAGATGGGTTAGAGACTATGCTAAAAGCCTTGGTATTACTACAAAAACTAGACTGCAGCACGTTATATTAATAACACAGATATGCGTGCTACTCCCTTAA
- a CDS encoding IS5 family transposase (programmed frameshift) — MRYEETKELDEEKFRRLTGVKKATFNRMVEILDEEDRRKKAKSGRKSKLCIEDRLLMALEYLREYRTYFHIGRSYGMSESTTYKIIKWIENTLVKHPDFALPGRKEVLKSDIEYEVLVIDATETPVERPKKKQKRFYSGKKKKHSIKTQIISEKESKKIICTSFSNGRKHDFRLFKESKVHILPSIKVLADSGYRGLQKIHANVELPHRKTKKHPLTKKQKQENQELASKRVVVENVIGLLKRFKIIADKYRNRRKRFGLRFNLIAGIYNLELMM, encoded by the exons ATGAGATATGAAGAAACTAAGGAGTTAGATGAAGAGAAGTTTCGTCGTCTGACAGGAGTAAAGAAGGCAACTTTCAACAGGATGGTAGAAATTTTAGATGAAGAAGATAGAAGGAAAAAAGCAAAAAGTGGGCGTAAAAGCAAGCTCTGTATAGAAGACAGGCTACTTATGGCATTGGAATATCTTCGTGAATATCGGACATATTTCCACATTGGTCGAAGTTATGGTATGAGCGAAAGTACGACCTATAAAATCATAAAGTGGATTGAAAATACATTGGTAAAACATCCGGATTTTGCATTGCCAGGGCGAAAAGAGGTTCTAAAAAGTGATATAGAATATGAGGTTTTAGTGATAGATGCAACAGAAACTCCTGTGGAAAGACCCA AAAAAAAGCAAAAAAGATTTTATTCAGGAAAAAAGAAAAAGCACAGTATAAAAACACAGATTATTTCGGAAAAAGAAAGCAAAAAGATCATTTGCACGTCTTTTTCAAATGGTAGGAAACATGATTTTCGGCTTTTTAAGGAGTCAAAAGTGCACATACTACCAAGTATCAAAGTCCTAGCAGATAGCGGTTACAGAGGTCTACAAAAAATTCACGCAAATGTTGAATTGCCACATAGAAAAACGAAAAAGCACCCATTGACTAAGAAACAAAAGCAAGAAAATCAAGAGCTTGCAAGCAAAAGAGTTGTGGTTGAGAATGTAATCGGTTTGCTTAAAAGATTTAAAATTATTGCAGATAAATATCGCAATCGGCGAAAACGTTTTGGATTGAGATTCAATTTGATAGCTGGAATTTACAATCTAGAGTTGATGATGTGA
- a CDS encoding IS110 family transposase, translating to MITFIDQNQDLAKKYISITSIPGISKITALTLICYLPEFGTLQEKQISSLVGLAPFNRDSGFSRGKRCIQGGRSQIRKVLHMCILSAQKVNSYIKPFFTRLYNQYKKPYKLLPLLL from the coding sequence ATGATTACATTTATCGATCAAAACCAAGACCTTGCAAAAAAATACATATCAATAACCAGTATACCAGGTATAAGTAAAATCACAGCCCTAACTTTGATCTGCTATTTACCTGAATTTGGAACTCTTCAAGAAAAACAAATATCTAGCCTTGTCGGACTTGCGCCTTTTAATCGAGATAGTGGTTTTAGTAGAGGAAAAAGGTGCATTCAGGGAGGTAGATCACAAATCAGGAAAGTTTTACACATGTGTATTCTCAGTGCACAAAAAGTTAATTCTTATATCAAACCTTTCTTTACTAGATTATATAATCAATATAAAAAGCCATATAAATTGCTTCCACTGCTGCTATGA
- the ltrA gene encoding group II intron reverse transcriptase/maturase → MNKTKSFDIPKQLIWKAYKQVSKNRGAAGVDEVSITKFEENLKDNLYKLWNRMSSGSYFPEPVKAVAIPKDTGGQRTLCVPSVFDRIGQTAATMYLEPLVEQEFHEDSYGYRPNKSALDAVSTACKRCWRSDWTIDLDISGFFDNLDHVLALQTIKKHTDCKWVILYVERWMKAPIQLADGSKVVRNKGVPQGGSVSPIISNIFMHHAFDMWMRQNYPTIPFERYVDDAMVHCKTQRQAKFIKDKIEERLAEFKLKLHPEKTQIVYCKDDNRRDEFPIQSFDFLGYTFRPRLAKNNKIGNYFVSFLPAISNKAKKKINQTIRSWKIRRQTYTTLEKISKKINPIVRGWYQYYGRFYKSEMYPSLRNVEWHLVGWVRAKYKKLRNHGRLAKQFLAKVRKRSPNIFYHWTLGLGSKG, encoded by the coding sequence ATGAATAAAACAAAATCTTTTGACATACCAAAGCAACTGATTTGGAAAGCTTATAAACAAGTATCCAAAAACAGAGGTGCGGCAGGTGTAGATGAGGTCTCGATAACAAAGTTTGAAGAAAATCTAAAAGATAATCTATACAAACTGTGGAATCGGATGTCATCCGGAAGTTATTTTCCAGAACCAGTAAAAGCTGTTGCGATACCAAAAGATACAGGAGGACAAAGAACTTTATGTGTTCCTTCAGTATTCGACAGGATAGGGCAAACAGCAGCTACTATGTATCTCGAACCGTTAGTAGAGCAGGAATTTCACGAAGATTCGTATGGTTATAGACCAAACAAGTCTGCACTGGATGCGGTAAGTACAGCGTGTAAGAGATGTTGGAGAAGTGATTGGACGATAGATCTTGATATTTCTGGATTTTTCGACAATCTGGATCATGTGTTAGCACTGCAAACTATCAAGAAGCATACAGATTGCAAGTGGGTCATACTGTACGTGGAAAGGTGGATGAAAGCCCCGATTCAACTAGCAGATGGCAGTAAGGTAGTTAGGAATAAGGGAGTTCCACAAGGAGGTTCTGTAAGCCCAATCATTTCTAACATATTTATGCATCATGCATTTGATATGTGGATGAGGCAAAACTACCCAACAATACCATTTGAGAGATATGTAGATGATGCAATGGTGCACTGTAAAACCCAGAGACAGGCAAAATTCATAAAAGACAAGATCGAAGAAAGATTGGCTGAGTTTAAGCTAAAATTACATCCTGAAAAGACACAAATAGTGTACTGTAAGGATGACAATAGGAGAGATGAGTTTCCAATACAGAGCTTTGACTTTCTGGGTTACACGTTCAGACCTAGACTGGCAAAGAACAATAAAATAGGAAACTATTTTGTCTCATTTCTACCTGCAATTAGCAACAAAGCCAAGAAGAAGATCAACCAAACCATAAGGTCATGGAAAATACGTAGGCAAACATATACAACACTAGAGAAAATATCAAAGAAAATAAATCCTATAGTCCGAGGCTGGTATCAGTACTATGGCAGGTTTTATAAATCAGAGATGTATCCATCTCTCAGAAATGTAGAGTGGCACCTAGTAGGATGGGTCAGAGCCAAATATAAGAAACTTCGAAATCATGGAAGACTAGCAAAGCAATTTCTAGCAAAAGTGAGAAAGAGGTCTCCAAATATTTTCTATCACTGGACACTAGGATTGGGATCAAAAGGCTGA
- a CDS encoding IS5 family transposase (programmed frameshift) codes for MRNLYPSDISREQFEKIRSILESSRKKTKPRKLDLYDVFCAVLYVLKSACQWRMLPKDFPKWRSCYEYFKKWSEKPSEDTESTLERVLKKLVGETRISNGRKERTSFCIIDAQSVKNADTAENKGYDAGKKISGIKRHIAVDTQGLPHAIYVTTAEATDRSSAMKMVENAKEKLSEVKNILVDAGYTGENFATQIKATIGSTVEVIKRSELHTFVVLPKRWVVERSFAWLEKCRRLWKNCERKLNTSLQMVVLAFTSLLLKRL; via the exons ATGAGAAATTTATACCCAAGTGACATAAGTCGAGAACAATTTGAAAAAATCAGATCAATTCTGGAGAGTAGTAGGAAGAAAACAAAACCAAGAAAACTTGATTTGTATGATGTATTTTGTGCAGTGCTGTACGTCCTAAAAAGTGCCTGTCAGTGGAGAATGCTGCCAAAAGATTTTCCAAAATGGCGAAGTTGTTACGAATATTTTAAAAAATGGAGTGAAAAACCAAGCGAAGATACAGAAAGTACTTTGGAGCGTGTATTA AAAAAATTAGTTGGAGAGACACGTATCAGCAATGGTCGGAAAGAAAGAACTAGTTTTTGTATAATTGATGCTCAGAGCGTAAAAAATGCAGATACTGCTGAAAATAAGGGCTACGATGCAGGTAAAAAAATTTCAGGAATAAAGCGCCATATTGCAGTAGATACACAAGGTTTACCACACGCGATTTATGTAACAACGGCAGAAGCAACCGACCGCAGCAGTGCCATGAAAATGGTCGAAAATGCTAAAGAAAAACTCTCTGAAGTTAAAAATATACTTGTTGATGCAGGCTACACTGGAGAAAATTTTGCAACACAAATAAAAGCAACTATTGGTTCGACGGTCGAAGTAATAAAGCGAAGTGAATTACACACCTTTGTTGTACTGCCAAAGAGATGGGTTGTTGAGCGCTCTTTTGCTTGGTTGGAAAAATGTAGGCGTTTGTGGAAAAATTGCGAGCGGAAACTCAACACTAGCTTACAAATGGTCGTTCTTGCTTTCACTTCTTTACTCCTTAAAAGATTATGA